DNA sequence from the Cupriavidus sp. WKF15 genome:
GGCCATCGTCAGCTTCGGAGTCGGCTACGACTCGATCGCGCTCGACGCGGCCCGCGCCCGCGGCATCCAGGTCAGCAATACGCCCGAGGTGCTCAATGACTGCGTGGCCGACCTGGCCATTGGCCTGCTGATCGACGCGGCGCGCGGCATTGCCCACGGCGACCGCTTCGTGCGCGCGCAACGCTGGCCGCAGGGCGGCTTTGCGCTGACCACGCGGGTATCGGGCAAGAAGCTGGGCATCCTGGGCCTGGGCCGCATCGGCGAGATCGTCGCACGCCGCGCGGGCGGCTTCGACATGGAGATCGCGTACCACAACCGCCGTCCGCGCGAAGGCGCGCCGTGGCGCTTCGAGCCTGACCTGAAGGCGCTGGCGGCATGGTCCGACTTCCTCGTGGTGGCCTGCGTGGGCGGCCCCGAAACCGAGGGCCTGGTCTCGCGCGGGATCATCGAGGCGCTGGGGCCCAAGGGTATCCTCGTCAATGTCTCGCGCGGCAGCGTGATCGACGAGGCGGCAATGGTGGAGGCACTGGCCGACGGCCGGCTCGGCGGCGCGGGCCTCGACGTGTTCCGCGACGAGCCCAATGTCCCGCCGGCGCTGCTGGCGCTCGACAATGTCGTGCTGGCGCCGCACATGGCCAGCGGCACGCATGAAACGCGCGCTGCCATGACCGCGCTGACGCTCGAGAACCTGGAGGCGTTCCTGGCCACCGGCAAGGTCCTCAATCCCGTCCTGTAACACCTGCCGACCTGCGCCCTATACTGGGAAACACCGGTCGCCGGACCAGTGTCAGGAGGCAATATGGGACGCAAGTATATTGATTGCCGCGAGTTTCCGAGCGAGGCCAACTGCACGGTCGCCCTCAGCGCCGACAGCGAAGACGAACTGCTCGAAGCCGCGGTCCAGCATGCCGTGGCTGTGCACCAGCACCAGGACACCCCTGAGTTGCGCGCGCAGTTGAAGACCCTGTTCAAGGACGGCGCACCGCCGGCCTGAACCGTGTTGGCGCGCCGGCACCGGCGCGCCATCTCCCGCTCCTGTCCCCTTTGTGCGGCATTCGCCGCCCGTGATATCCGCCTTGTGCGTGGGTCAATACCCATGCAGGCAGTCATGGCGCATCATTGACGCCTCGCTATATACAGCCTTATATTGCGCCTGACAGTACGCTCAAGCCTATCCGCGCCCACGCGCTTCCAGGACTTCCATGCAGACCTCCCGCTCCGCTCGCACGCCGGGCCCGGCTTTCCGGCGCCGTGCCGTTCATTTCGCCAGCGCCGCGCTGGCCGCCCTGGCGCTGGCCGCCCCGCCCGCCTTCGGCGCCGACCTGGTGGTATCGGCGGCGGCGAGCCTGACCAATGCGTTCAAGACGCTGGCCGAGTCGTTCGAGAAGGCGCACCCGGACACCAAGGTAGTCCTGAACTTCGGTGCGTCGGACGTGCTGATGCAGCAGATCATCAAGGGCGCGCCCGCCGACGTGTTCGCCTCGGCCGACCAGGAAGCCATGAACAAGGCCGAGGCCGAGAAGGTGGTGGTCCCGGCCACGCGCCGCGACTTCGCCGCCAACCAGGTCGTGCTGATCGTGCCCAGCGACAGCAAGCTCCATATCGGCGCGCTGCAGGACCTGACCAGGCCCGAGGTGAAACGCATTGCCTTCGGCAACCCGGCCTCGGTGCCGGTCGGCCGCTACACCAAGGGCGCGCTCGAAGCCGCCGGCCTGTGGGACGCCGTCTCGGCCAAGGGCGTGCCCGCGCAGAACGTGCGCCAGAGCCTGGACTATGTCGCGCGTGGGGAGGTCGAAGCGGGCTTTGTCTTCGCTACCGACGCGGCGGTCATGCCGGACAAGGTCAAGGTGGCCGTGCGCGTGCCCAGCCGCACGCCAGTGACCTACCCCATCGCCTTGACCAGCCTGACCAGGCAGAACACGCAGGCTACCGCCTTCGTGAGCTACGTGCTGTCGGCCGAAGGCCAGGCGATCCTGGCGCGCTACGGCTTCCAGAAGCCCTGATCCGGACCGGCACATACCATGAACGCTGTCTGGGTGCCGCTGCTGCTGTCGCTGAAGGTCGCGGGCTGGGCCACCGCGATCAACGCCGTGCTGGGCGTAGCCGCGGCCTATGCGCTGGCGCGCTGGCGCTCTCCGGCACGCGACGTGGTCGACGCGGTGCTGACGCTGCCGCTGGTGCTGCCGCCCACGGTGCTCGGCTACTACCTGCTGGTGCTGGTGGGCCGGCGCGGTGTGTTCGGCGAATGGCTCGGCACGCTCGGCATCGAACTGGTGTTCACATGGCAGGGGGCGGTGCTGGCCTCGACCATCGTCGCTTTTCCGCTGGTGCTGAAATCGGCGCGCGCCGCGTTTGAAGGCGTGGACCACCAGCTGGAAAACGCCGCGCGCGTGCTCGGCGTGCCGGAAGCGGGGATCTTCTTCCGCGTCACGCTGCCGCTGGCCGCGCGCGGCATCTTCGCCGGCGTGCTGCTGGCCTTTGCGCGCGCGCTCGGCGAGTTCGGCGCCACGCTGATGGTCGCCGGCAACCTGCCGGGGCGCACACAGACCCTTTCCGTCGCCATCTACGAGGCCGTGCAAGCCGGCGACGACAACACCGCCAACCTGCTGGTGCTGGTCACCTCGGTCACCTGCGTCGCGATACTGGTGGTGGCGGGGCGGCTGGTTCCCGCCACGGCGCGCAACCCGGCCGAAATCTACGAGCGCGGACGCCTGCGGCGCACGCGCACGGCGCAGTGAGGCAGCCATGAGCATGCAGGTCAGCATTCGCAAGCGCATGGTCTCGGCCGACCGTCATTTCGAGCTGGACATCAGCTTCGATTCGGACAGCCGCCGCATCGCGCTGTTCGGCCCTTCCGGCGCCGGCAAGAGCCTGACGCTGCGCGCCATCGCCGGGTTGCTGATGCCGGATTCCGGGCGCATCGTGCTCAACGGCCGCACGCTGTTCGATGCCGAGGCCGGCATCAACGTGCGCCCGCAGGAACGCCGCGTCGCCTACCTGTTCCAGGAGTACGCGTTGTTCCCGCACCTGACCGTGGAGCAGAACATCGCCTTCGGCCTCGCCAGGGGCTGGCGCAATCCGCGCCGCGGCGCCATGCACCCGGAGACCGAACGCTGGATCCACGCTTTCGGCCTGCGCGAGATCCTCGGCAATTATCCCGCCGAGATCTCCGGCGGCCAGAAGCAGCGCGTCGCGCTGGCGCGCGCGCTGGTGGCAAAGCCCGATATCGTGCTGCTCGACGAACCGTTCTCGGCACTCGACCCCGCGCTGCGCCTGCGCATGCGGGAAGAGCTGCGCGCGTTGCAGGCCAGTCTGGACGTGCCGATGCTGGTCATCTCGCACGACCCGGCCGACGTGGAAGCGCTCGGCGAGCACGTGCTGGAGATCCGCGAAGGCCGGATCTTTGGCGGCGGTACCGCGCGCCGCCACCCGCCCGTCTACGCCCCGCTACCGGCCAGCGTGGTCTGAGCCGTGCGCAGCAGGTCGACATAGGCGCCCTCCAGCAGGGCGCCGGCTTCCACCCCCAGCTGGTCCAGCAGGCCGTGCGCTTCCGCGACGCCGTCGGCCACGCTCTCGTCATCGGCCAGCACCACCTCAAGCTCCAGGAACTCGCCGAGTTCTTCCACGCGGTCCAGGTGAATGCGCGTGCGGCCCGCCAGGTACAGCGTGCGTACCTTGCGCACGCGTCCCGCTTCGCCGTGGGCGGCCGCCAGCGCGGCACGCAGCGTATCGGGCGATGCCGTCGGGGAAAGGAGGTAGAAGCTCTCCTTGGGACCGGCCTGATCGGGGCGCGCGTAGAAGATCAGCTCGCCGCGACCGGCGCTGAACGCCCTGAGCTTCAGCCGGCCGTTGGGGCACGGGAAGAAGGTGTCGTCCTGCTCGATCCGTTCCGGTCCGCTGCTTGTCAGCGCCGCGACACGCGGCTCGATGGCGTCGATGCTGTCCAGACGCGCCTTGATTTCGATATTTCTTGCCATGGGTACCTGCCTTGTTGTGCGTGTTCAGTCCAGCAGCAGCTTCGCCGCGATTGCCCACATGGTGACGCCGATCACCACCTCCAGCACCTGCCATGCGCGCGGCCGCGCGAACACCGGCCTCAGCAGCGCGGCGCCATAGCCCAGCGCGAAGAAGAACAGGAACGACGCCGTCACCGCGCCCGCGGCGAACTGCGTCTCGCGGCCGTGGAACTGCGTGGAGACCGAACCGATCAGCATCACCGTGTCGAGGTACACGTGCGGATTGAGCCAGGTAAATGCCAGGCAGACGCCGAGCGTCGCCAGCAGCGGCCGGGGCTCGGCATTGCTCGGATCGAGCACCGCCGACGACCGCATTGCCGCAAGGAAGCTGCGCGCGCCATACCAGACCAGGAAAGCCGCGCCGCCATAGCGCATGGCCGCGCCAAGCCACGGAAGCTGCCGGATCATGACCGCAAAGCCCGACACGCCAGCCAGGATCAGCAGGGCATCGGACAAGGCGCAGATGAGGCAGACCCAGAACACGTGCTCGCGGCGCAGTCCCTGGCGCAGCACGAAGGCATTCTGGGAACCGATCGCAAGGATCAGGGAAAGACCGAGGGAAAAACCGGCCAGCGAGGCGTCCATGTGCGGGAAGATCGGGTCTTGCGAGGAGGCCCGACATTATGGACGACCCGCACGCGCTGCGCTGCCTGCCTACGCCACCACGCCCAGGATGACGCTGGACGCCTTGAAGATTGCCAGCGCGCGCACACCCGCCGCAAGACCGAGGGCCTGCACGCTCTCATTGGTGACGATGGCCGCCACGCTGCCGCCGCCATCCAGGTCCAGCACGATCTCCGCATTGACGGCACCGGGCACGACGCGCGACACCACGCCGGGCAGCTGGTTGCGCGCGGACAGGCGCAAGCCGGGATCGGGCAGCCCGATGAGGACCGACGACGCCTTGATCAGCGCAAACGCCTCCACGCCAGGTTTCAGCTCCAGCGTCTCGACGCTCTCATGCGTGATCGTGGACACGATGGCCTGCCCGCCCGGCAAGGCCAGCACCACCTCGTCGTTGACGGCGCCGCCGCGGATGCTGTCGACCTTGCCGAACAGCTTGTTGCGCGCACTCGTGCGGATCATGAAACGCCTCATCACGTTAAGGTCTTCAGCCGCGCTATCGCCCAGGCGGCCAAGGTGGGCGACGAAGCGCCGGTGTTCTTCCTCGAGCGCCCGATAGGTGCGGATCAGCTGTTCGGCGCGCTCGGTGAGGCGCGTGCCGCCGCCACCCTTGCCGCCCGCGGCGCGCACCACGAGCGGTTCGCCGGCGCTGTTGTTCATGGCGTCGATGGCGTCCCAGGCGGCCTTGTAGCTGATGCCCACGGCGCGCGCCGCCGCCGTGATCGAGCCCTGTTCGCCGATGGCGGCCAGTAGCGCGATGCGATCCTTGCCGCCCCAGTCGTGTGAGCCGGAGCGGAACCAGATGGCCCCCTGGAGTTCAAGCATGGCGTGGATGGCGCCGCCCTGCGAAGGCGGCGCGGCAGAGTCGGAATGCGGTTATGGTAATCGCTTTGCGCCGTCGGCCGGGGACTCCGGCTCCTGATGCGCGGGGATGTACCAGTGCATGCGCCCGCCGGCGAAATACTGCCGGTCCAACTGGCGCAGCAGGCTCCATGCCATGAAACGGTCGACCTCCAGGTCCACCCAGGCCCACGGGCGCTCGGGATCGCCTTCACGGACGATCTCCACGGAGTTGACCGGTACATGCTGCGCGAGCATGTCGCGCAGCATCGCTTCGGTGACGTTGCGGCGCAGGCCGCGGATCAGGATCTGCATGGCTTGCGTGGCCGTGCAACGCGACGCGCGCCGCGCGCTCGGGCGTTTGCGCACCCCCAGGCGATGGAATCGGCGTTGGCCACGCCGACGATCAGCACGCGCGCGGGCCGCCGGCGCGGCGCTTGCCGCCAGCCGCCGGGTTGCTTGCCTCCGGACGTGCCACGCGCGCGCGTCCGTTGCCGGTCTTTGCAGCCGGAGCCACTGGCAACTCGGCGGACTGGGCCCCGCCGTGCGCGTGGTCGGTGCCCAGCACGTCGGCCACTTCACGGTAGTGCGCCAGGCGCTCGCTCTCCAGCGGCGCGCTCACGGTCAGCACGCGATGCGCGGCCACCATCAGCCTGCGGCGCTCGTCCTGCTCCGGCACCAGCAGCGGCAGCGCGTTCAGCGCGCGCTGACGGTCAAGCTGCACGATGAAGGTCTGCTGCCGCACCAGCGACTTGAACTCGGCCAGCGTCAGGCGGCCGCGCCCCTCCGGCTGCTCGCGCGCCATCTGGCGCAGCAGGTTGAACGGGCGTTCCTCGATCGCGGCATTGGCGTCCGCGACGTAGGCCAGCACGCGAACGAAGGCTTCGCGCATGCCGCCCTGCTCGATGGCAGCCTGGGCATCCTGCAGGCGCCGCTGCGCCAGCTCCTTGCGCAGCTGCACCGTCACCGGCGATTCCAGGTTGACGGGTGCCTGCGCCGTCATGCCCACCAGCGCCGCCATCATCGGTGACTGGTATATCGCTTCGAATACCTGTTCGTACCAGGCATCGCGCACATCGCGATACTGGTCGAGCGCGGTAGTGATCTGCGCCGACACGGCACGCTCCATGGTCAGGAACGGGTTGTCCTGCGAGACGGCATGGCGGTGCTCGCGCACCATCGGCGCCAGTGCGCCGATCCAGGCCATCCACGGATTGGCGTCGGTGGCCGCCGAGCGCTCCAGGCGCGACGGGTGGACAGCGCGCGAAGCCTCCGCGCCAAGCTCGCTCGATGCCGCGCGCACCAGCGGCGAAGCGAAGGTGTCGTAGAGGTGCTGGTTGACTTGGGACACGCGGCGCACGACTTCGAACGCGCGCTCGTCCTCGCGGCCGTCGTCGAGCGCGAGGATGTCGGCGATCTTGCGGCGCTCGAAGCGCACCAGATAGCGCCCCTCGATCAGGTTGCGGTGCGGGGTGCCGGGCGCGATGTCCTCGATCTTCGCCTCGTACAGTCCCGGCGGCAGCACGTCGATGAGATCCAGCGCGCAGAACAGTTCGCTGTGCTCGCGGTTGGCCACGCCCGCGGACACGAAGATGCCCAGGTGCCCCACCGTCGGATGCAGGCAGTACACGATGACCTGGTCGTTGGCGACCAGCTCCTCGTCGGTGGCGTACAGGTCGGGAATCCAGTTCAGCGCCTGCTGCGGCGGCGTGATGTTGTCCCCCCATGACGCGAACACGATCACCGGCGAGCGGATATTGCGCAGGTCCACCACGGTCTTGCCATCGGCGCTGCGCACCTGGCCCGCGGTCAGGCGGTTGCCGACGAACAGGTTCTGCACGATCCAGTCGATCTCTTCCCGGTTCATCAGGAAGTGTCCGCCCCACCAGCGCTCGAACTCCAGGAAGCGCGGGCCTTCCGTATCGGCCTTGGCGTAGACGTTGTAGAGCTTGCCCCAGAGCGTGTTGGAAGGATTGAGCTGCTCGAAGTTCTGCACCAGCCAGGCGCCGTCGAAGCGCCCGTTGCCGAGGTCGGCCGTCAGCGAGGCCAGCCACGACCCGCCGAGCAGGCCGCCGCTGTAGCGCATCGGGTTGGTGCCGCGCTTGCCGGACCAGTACGCCAGCGGCGCGCCCGCCACCAGCAGCGGGCCGACGGCGGGTGCCACCGCCGCGAGGATCATCAGCGCCCAGCCGGCCTGGCAGTTGCCGACCACGAATGGCTTGCCCGGCGCATCGGGATGGCGTTCCTTGATGATCTGCAGGAAGCCGGCCTCGGCCCGCGCGACGGCTTCGATGGTCTGGCCCGGGCACGGATCGCGGAAGAACGTGATGAAGTAGCACGGATGCCCGGTGCGCAGCGCGATGCCGATCTCGCTGTCGGCCTTGAAGCCGCCGATGCCGGGGCCGTGCCCGGCGCGCGGGTCGATCACGACAAACGGGCGCCTGGCCGGGTCGGTCGGCATGCCGGCCGGCGGGATGATGCGCAGCAGCGCATAGTTGACCGGCTCGGGCTGCGTGCGCGCGTCGGCGAGCATCTCGTAGTCGAACACGAGCACCGGCGGCATGCCTTCGCGCTCATGTTCGGAGGATTCGTTGCCGCGCTGGCGCAGGATGTCGAGCAGCAGGACCGAGCGTTGCCAGGCATCGACTCCGTATTCGAGCGCGGCCCACGGCCATGCCGCGAATGGGGCAAGGGCGCCGAACTGCGCCAGTGGGCCAGTGGTCGCTTCCGTGGTTTCAGGCTGTGCGGACCCGAGAATGGTCGGGCCGGAGGCGTTGCTAGCGGGCATTCCACGTTCCCTGGTTGGCATCGGGTGTGTGCGCCACGCATGCCGGGTCAGCCATCCGGGCCTGCCCCTGACGTGACGCATTGTGCTTTGCAGCAAAAACAAGCCTACCAGCGTGCCATGTCCATGGCAACCGCACCCATGTGGCCGACCGCGTGCAGACAGCGGCGATCGCGCGGCTCGAGGCGCTGATCCCGCTCGCGCCGCTGCACCGGCCGCACAATCTCACGGCGCTGAGTACGGCGAGGATGATGCGGCAGAGGGGTTAGGCGCTCCGGGGCCTTGGGGATGATGCCTGGCGCCGCCCGCCAGGCATGGCAAGCCCCCGGCCGGCTACGCCAGGTAGTGATGCCTGAGGGCCTCCACATCCACCCCCAACCCCTCGGAGAGATACCGTCCCATATCGCCATACCCCGCTTCGATTGCCTGAATCGAAGCTTCCATATAACTGGCCCGCACCTCCAGCAATGGCATCATGACTTCCGGCCGGATCCCGAACTGCGCGATGCGCTCCAGCGCCTGCGTGTTGAACCGCGCATTGCGCTGGTTGGATTCGAGGTAGTTGGCGAGGATATCGTCCTGCCCCACGCCAAGCGCCGAGAGCAGCAGCAGTGACGCAAAGCCCGTGCGGTCCTTGCCCGCGGTGCAGTGGTACAGCAGCGTCTTGCCCGCCTGGGCATTGCGCATGAAATCGCCAAAGACCTGCCGGTAGCGCACCGGAAAGTCGCGATAGACGCCGAGCATGAATGCATCCACGTCTTCAGGCGTGCTTTCGCGCAGGCGCGGCATCAGCACATCCATGGCCATGCTGCCTTCGAGCACCGGCATGGCGATCCAGTTGAAGCGCTGGCCGAACGGGGCTTCGTCCGCCGACTTTTCGCCGGGCGAGCGAAAGTCCACCACGGCGTCCAGCCCCAGCCCCTGCAGCCGGTCGATGTCGGCCCCGCAGGCAAGTGCCGGATTGCCGCTGCGGTACAGGCGGCCATGCCGTACGCGACGGCCGCCGGCTCCGGCAAGGCCGCCGAGGTCGCGCGCGTTGCTGACGGTTTCGAGTTGCAGTTCGCTCCCATTCGCGGCGGGCCCGAAGGGCACCGCCATATGCAGGCCCGGCGCGTGCAATGCACGCATGCCTGGGGCCCAGGCCAACCATTGGC
Encoded proteins:
- a CDS encoding TOBE domain-containing protein — its product is MLELQGAIWFRSGSHDWGGKDRIALLAAIGEQGSITAAARAVGISYKAAWDAIDAMNNSAGEPLVVRAAGGKGGGGTRLTERAEQLIRTYRALEEEHRRFVAHLGRLGDSAAEDLNVMRRFMIRTSARNKLFGKVDSIRGGAVNDEVVLALPGGQAIVSTITHESVETLELKPGVEAFALIKASSVLIGLPDPGLRLSARNQLPGVVSRVVPGAVNAEIVLDLDGGGSVAAIVTNESVQALGLAAGVRALAIFKASSVILGVVA
- a CDS encoding ATP-binding cassette domain-containing protein, yielding MSMQVSIRKRMVSADRHFELDISFDSDSRRIALFGPSGAGKSLTLRAIAGLLMPDSGRIVLNGRTLFDAEAGINVRPQERRVAYLFQEYALFPHLTVEQNIAFGLARGWRNPRRGAMHPETERWIHAFGLREILGNYPAEISGGQKQRVALARALVAKPDIVLLDEPFSALDPALRLRMREELRALQASLDVPMLVISHDPADVEALGEHVLEIREGRIFGGGTARRHPPVYAPLPASVV
- a CDS encoding LysE/ArgO family amino acid transporter, encoding MDASLAGFSLGLSLILAIGSQNAFVLRQGLRREHVFWVCLICALSDALLILAGVSGFAVMIRQLPWLGAAMRYGGAAFLVWYGARSFLAAMRSSAVLDPSNAEPRPLLATLGVCLAFTWLNPHVYLDTVMLIGSVSTQFHGRETQFAAGAVTASFLFFFALGYGAALLRPVFARPRAWQVLEVVIGVTMWAIAAKLLLD
- the modB gene encoding molybdate ABC transporter permease subunit; the protein is MNAVWVPLLLSLKVAGWATAINAVLGVAAAYALARWRSPARDVVDAVLTLPLVLPPTVLGYYLLVLVGRRGVFGEWLGTLGIELVFTWQGAVLASTIVAFPLVLKSARAAFEGVDHQLENAARVLGVPEAGIFFRVTLPLAARGIFAGVLLAFARALGEFGATLMVAGNLPGRTQTLSVAIYEAVQAGDDNTANLLVLVTSVTCVAILVVAGRLVPATARNPAEIYERGRLRRTRTAQ
- a CDS encoding DUF1059 domain-containing protein; translated protein: MGRKYIDCREFPSEANCTVALSADSEDELLEAAVQHAVAVHQHQDTPELRAQLKTLFKDGAPPA
- a CDS encoding RNA-binding protein; translation: MQILIRGLRRNVTEAMLRDMLAQHVPVNSVEIVREGDPERPWAWVDLEVDRFMAWSLLRQLDRQYFAGGRMHWYIPAHQEPESPADGAKRLP
- a CDS encoding DUF3141 domain-containing protein — encoded protein: MPASNASGPTILGSAQPETTEATTGPLAQFGALAPFAAWPWAALEYGVDAWQRSVLLLDILRQRGNESSEHEREGMPPVLVFDYEMLADARTQPEPVNYALLRIIPPAGMPTDPARRPFVVIDPRAGHGPGIGGFKADSEIGIALRTGHPCYFITFFRDPCPGQTIEAVARAEAGFLQIIKERHPDAPGKPFVVGNCQAGWALMILAAVAPAVGPLLVAGAPLAYWSGKRGTNPMRYSGGLLGGSWLASLTADLGNGRFDGAWLVQNFEQLNPSNTLWGKLYNVYAKADTEGPRFLEFERWWGGHFLMNREEIDWIVQNLFVGNRLTAGQVRSADGKTVVDLRNIRSPVIVFASWGDNITPPQQALNWIPDLYATDEELVANDQVIVYCLHPTVGHLGIFVSAGVANREHSELFCALDLIDVLPPGLYEAKIEDIAPGTPHRNLIEGRYLVRFERRKIADILALDDGREDERAFEVVRRVSQVNQHLYDTFASPLVRAASSELGAEASRAVHPSRLERSAATDANPWMAWIGALAPMVREHRHAVSQDNPFLTMERAVSAQITTALDQYRDVRDAWYEQVFEAIYQSPMMAALVGMTAQAPVNLESPVTVQLRKELAQRRLQDAQAAIEQGGMREAFVRVLAYVADANAAIEERPFNLLRQMAREQPEGRGRLTLAEFKSLVRQQTFIVQLDRQRALNALPLLVPEQDERRRLMVAAHRVLTVSAPLESERLAHYREVADVLGTDHAHGGAQSAELPVAPAAKTGNGRARVARPEASNPAAGGKRRAGGPRAC
- a CDS encoding class IV adenylate cyclase, whose translation is MARNIEIKARLDSIDAIEPRVAALTSSGPERIEQDDTFFPCPNGRLKLRAFSAGRGELIFYARPDQAGPKESFYLLSPTASPDTLRAALAAAHGEAGRVRKVRTLYLAGRTRIHLDRVEELGEFLELEVVLADDESVADGVAEAHGLLDQLGVEAGALLEGAYVDLLRTAQTTLAGSGA
- the modA gene encoding molybdate ABC transporter substrate-binding protein codes for the protein MQTSRSARTPGPAFRRRAVHFASAALAALALAAPPAFGADLVVSAAASLTNAFKTLAESFEKAHPDTKVVLNFGASDVLMQQIIKGAPADVFASADQEAMNKAEAEKVVVPATRRDFAANQVVLIVPSDSKLHIGALQDLTRPEVKRIAFGNPASVPVGRYTKGALEAAGLWDAVSAKGVPAQNVRQSLDYVARGEVEAGFVFATDAAVMPDKVKVAVRVPSRTPVTYPIALTSLTRQNTQATAFVSYVLSAEGQAILARYGFQKP
- a CDS encoding 2-hydroxyacid dehydrogenase, which produces MSAIQILQVGPLTPPTNLALQERFGAAALWQQADPLAWAREQGGEVRVVVTSARHGCSAALIAALPRLEAIVSFGVGYDSIALDAARARGIQVSNTPEVLNDCVADLAIGLLIDAARGIAHGDRFVRAQRWPQGGFALTTRVSGKKLGILGLGRIGEIVARRAGGFDMEIAYHNRRPREGAPWRFEPDLKALAAWSDFLVVACVGGPETEGLVSRGIIEALGPKGILVNVSRGSVIDEAAMVEALADGRLGGAGLDVFRDEPNVPPALLALDNVVLAPHMASGTHETRAAMTALTLENLEAFLATGKVLNPVL
- a CDS encoding tyrosine-protein phosphatase translates to MAVPFGPAANGSELQLETVSNARDLGGLAGAGGRRVRHGRLYRSGNPALACGADIDRLQGLGLDAVVDFRSPGEKSADEAPFGQRFNWIAMPVLEGSMAMDVLMPRLRESTPEDVDAFMLGVYRDFPVRYRQVFGDFMRNAQAGKTLLYHCTAGKDRTGFASLLLLSALGVGQDDILANYLESNQRNARFNTQALERIAQFGIRPEVMMPLLEVRASYMEASIQAIEAGYGDMGRYLSEGLGVDVEALRHHYLA